Proteins encoded in a region of the Sphingomonas sp. HMP9 genome:
- the map gene encoding type I methionyl aminopeptidase: MVKTPAELALMRVSGALLASVFEMLDAQDLAGRSTLQVNDMVDRFITHTLAARPASKGQHGFEYVLNSSINHVVCHGVPSAHDVMHDGDIVNLDITLEKNGFIADSSKTYVVGTPPPAAKSLVRVAQEAMWQGIRQVRAGAHLGDIGFAIERHAKKNGYSVVRDYCGHGIGREMHEDPEVLNFGRTGTGMMLREGMVFTIEPMINQGTRKVSTEDDGWTVVTDDGKLSAQFEHTVAVTRDGVEVLTLREDERARGLA; encoded by the coding sequence ATGGTAAAGACGCCGGCCGAACTGGCACTGATGCGCGTATCGGGCGCATTGCTCGCCTCGGTTTTCGAGATGCTCGACGCGCAAGATCTCGCGGGGCGGTCGACGCTACAGGTCAATGACATGGTCGACCGCTTCATCACACACACCCTCGCCGCACGGCCCGCGAGCAAGGGGCAACATGGCTTCGAATACGTCCTGAACAGTTCGATCAACCACGTCGTCTGTCACGGCGTGCCGAGCGCGCATGACGTCATGCACGATGGCGACATCGTCAACCTCGACATCACTTTGGAGAAGAACGGGTTCATCGCTGATTCCAGCAAGACGTACGTGGTCGGCACCCCGCCGCCCGCCGCCAAGAGCTTGGTGCGGGTCGCGCAGGAGGCGATGTGGCAAGGCATTCGGCAGGTCCGGGCGGGCGCGCACCTTGGCGACATCGGCTTCGCGATCGAGCGACATGCGAAGAAGAACGGCTATTCGGTGGTCCGCGACTATTGCGGCCACGGCATCGGCCGCGAGATGCACGAGGACCCAGAAGTGCTCAATTTCGGGCGCACAGGCACGGGCATGATGCTGCGCGAGGGAATGGTCTTCACGATCGAACCGATGATCAACCAGGGCACGCGGAAGGTCTCGACCGAGGATGACGGGTGGACGGTGGTAACCGACGACGGCAAGCTTTCGGCGCAGTTCGAACATACGGTGGCGGTAACGAGGGACGGCGTCGAGGTGCTGACGTTGCGGGAAGACGAGCGGGCGCGGGGGTTGGCGTAA
- the tatB gene encoding Sec-independent protein translocase protein TatB, which translates to MFDIAPSEFLLVAFVALVVIGPKDLPKAMRVVGYWVGKARGVARQFRSGFDSMVREAELEEMEKRWASENERIMREHPQTGADAAADTTQVVHSPETEEHRRDYRSTDYSDDHTSEPVMVEKPVVAAAPSHTSPVASEQDHHPVADRGADLFDSPLDTSGSTVRHPDDKTGKSDVASS; encoded by the coding sequence ATGTTCGATATCGCGCCCTCCGAGTTTCTGCTCGTGGCCTTCGTCGCGCTTGTCGTGATCGGTCCCAAGGATCTGCCCAAAGCGATGCGCGTGGTCGGCTATTGGGTCGGCAAGGCGCGGGGCGTCGCACGGCAGTTCCGCTCGGGCTTCGATTCGATGGTCCGCGAGGCCGAACTCGAAGAGATGGAGAAGCGCTGGGCGTCGGAAAACGAACGCATCATGCGCGAACACCCGCAGACTGGCGCCGACGCGGCGGCGGATACCACGCAGGTCGTGCATTCGCCGGAGACCGAGGAGCATCGGCGGGATTATCGGTCCACCGACTATTCCGACGATCATACGAGCGAGCCGGTGATGGTCGAGAAGCCGGTGGTTGCCGCCGCGCCGAGTCACACGTCGCCGGTGGCGTCCGAGCAGGATCACCATCCGGTCGCCGATCGCGGCGCGGACCTGTTCGATTCGCCGTTGGATACGTCAGGGTCGACCGTGCGTCATCCTGACGACAAGACCGGCAAGTCCGACGTGGCGTCATCATGA
- a CDS encoding bifunctional [glutamine synthetase] adenylyltransferase/[glutamine synthetase]-adenylyl-L-tyrosine phosphorylase, whose translation MTLVSPELAINAALDRARLWSPFLGLVLNREPALARSLAMGKLDLSVSSAEADMPIARRLRIERRAMALNVAIGDLAGILDLTAVTSALTRFADYALDTAIRTAIEERTPGAEPMGFTAIALGKQGSGELNYSSDIDPILLFDPVTLPCRPREEPEEAAVRIGKRVVELLQARDGDGYVLRVDLRLRPSPEITPIALPVDAAIGYYEAQALPWERAAFIRARAAAGDIALGQRFLDAIRPFVWRRALDFGAIGEIRGISARIRDHHSQGQAFGPGYDLKRGRGGIREAEFFAQIHQLIHGGRDPSLRAPATRDALARLAEAGWIGTDESTALIDGYTLLRTIEHRVQMIDDRQTHALPTGEALDRVAKLHGLDDAGALLALLEPRVTATGRIYDALDDTVRPAFSHDAVTLETDLAAAGFDDPESARRRIEAWRGGAYPALRSPAAREALEAVLPTLVPALATAPVPQAALLRLDALLERLPSAINIFRLLEARPGLAILLAAILSHAPTLADDLGRRPDLLDGLIDATAFEPVGDVAALEAVMRAGEVDGDYQSRLDHVRRVVGELRFALGAQIVAGASDPLDVAAGYARVAEAAIGVLASATIAEFAKVHGRVPDSELVVLALGRMGGAMLTHASDLDLIYLFTGDFAAESDGPKPLGATLYYNRLAQRLTGALSVATAAGPLYQIDTRLRPSGGQGPLVVTLDSFARYQREEAWTWEHMALTRARPVFGSTDARAAVASIVRGVLEGDRPARDVLADARTMRSDMAAHKPPKGALDAKLLPGGLVDLEFAIHVVQLVNKTGFDPNLGVAIDALIRDGLVTPTLRPAHDILTRLLVTLRLVAPDAAPPGHATEDLIARAIGVTDWAAVVATLESTRQEVRQFWAQVTGEQDE comes from the coding sequence ATGACTTTAGTCTCACCTGAACTGGCGATAAACGCCGCGCTCGACCGCGCTCGACTTTGGTCGCCATTCCTGGGGTTGGTCCTCAACCGAGAACCGGCGCTGGCGCGATCGCTGGCGATGGGAAAACTGGATCTGTCGGTGTCGAGCGCCGAAGCAGACATGCCGATTGCCCGCCGTCTGCGTATCGAGCGACGCGCGATGGCGCTCAACGTCGCAATCGGCGACCTTGCGGGCATTCTCGATCTTACCGCGGTCACCAGCGCGCTGACTCGCTTTGCCGACTATGCGCTGGACACCGCGATCCGCACCGCGATCGAGGAACGCACACCCGGCGCCGAACCCATGGGCTTTACTGCAATCGCGCTCGGCAAGCAGGGGAGCGGCGAACTTAATTATTCGTCCGATATCGATCCGATCCTGTTGTTCGACCCGGTGACGCTGCCATGCCGTCCGCGCGAGGAGCCGGAAGAGGCGGCCGTCCGGATCGGCAAGCGCGTCGTTGAACTGCTTCAGGCCCGCGACGGCGACGGGTATGTCCTGAGAGTCGATCTTCGGTTGCGGCCGTCGCCCGAGATCACGCCGATCGCGTTGCCGGTCGATGCGGCGATCGGCTATTACGAGGCGCAGGCGCTGCCGTGGGAGCGCGCCGCCTTCATTCGCGCACGCGCAGCCGCTGGAGATATCGCGCTAGGCCAACGGTTTCTCGACGCGATCCGGCCGTTCGTCTGGCGTCGCGCGCTCGATTTCGGCGCGATCGGCGAGATTCGCGGCATCTCCGCCCGCATTCGCGATCACCATAGCCAGGGCCAGGCGTTCGGCCCCGGCTACGACCTGAAGCGCGGCCGGGGCGGCATCCGCGAAGCGGAGTTCTTCGCGCAGATCCACCAGCTGATCCATGGCGGCCGCGATCCGTCGCTACGCGCGCCCGCCACGCGCGATGCGCTCGCGCGACTGGCCGAGGCAGGATGGATCGGCACCGACGAATCGACGGCGCTGATCGACGGCTACACGCTGCTCCGAACGATCGAACACCGCGTCCAGATGATCGACGATCGCCAGACGCACGCATTGCCGACCGGCGAAGCGCTCGACCGCGTGGCCAAACTGCACGGGCTGGACGATGCCGGCGCGCTGTTGGCCCTGCTCGAACCCCGCGTCACGGCGACCGGCCGGATCTACGACGCGCTCGACGATACCGTCCGCCCCGCTTTCTCGCATGACGCGGTGACGCTGGAAACCGATCTCGCCGCGGCGGGCTTCGACGATCCCGAATCGGCCCGGCGACGGATCGAGGCGTGGCGGGGCGGTGCATATCCCGCGCTCCGCAGCCCAGCCGCGCGGGAGGCATTGGAGGCGGTATTGCCGACGCTCGTGCCCGCGCTGGCAACTGCGCCGGTTCCCCAAGCCGCGCTGCTACGCCTGGATGCGCTGCTCGAACGCCTGCCGAGCGCGATCAACATCTTCCGGCTGCTCGAGGCGCGGCCGGGCCTGGCTATCCTGCTTGCCGCCATCCTGAGCCACGCGCCGACGCTCGCGGACGATCTGGGACGCCGCCCCGACCTGCTCGACGGTTTGATCGACGCGACCGCGTTCGAACCGGTCGGCGACGTCGCCGCGCTCGAAGCTGTCATGCGCGCGGGCGAGGTGGACGGCGACTATCAGTCCCGACTCGATCATGTCCGCCGTGTCGTCGGCGAACTGCGTTTCGCGCTCGGGGCGCAGATCGTCGCGGGCGCGTCCGATCCGCTCGACGTCGCGGCGGGCTATGCACGGGTCGCGGAAGCGGCGATCGGCGTCCTCGCAAGCGCGACGATTGCGGAATTCGCAAAGGTCCATGGCCGCGTCCCGGACAGTGAACTGGTCGTACTCGCGCTCGGTCGGATGGGCGGCGCAATGCTCACGCATGCGTCCGATCTCGATCTCATCTATTTGTTCACGGGCGATTTTGCCGCCGAGTCCGATGGGCCGAAGCCGCTCGGCGCGACACTCTACTATAATCGCCTTGCGCAGCGGCTGACTGGCGCGCTGTCGGTCGCGACGGCGGCAGGCCCGCTGTATCAGATCGATACTCGGTTGCGGCCGTCGGGCGGGCAGGGGCCGTTGGTCGTCACGCTCGACAGTTTCGCCCGTTACCAGCGCGAGGAGGCCTGGACCTGGGAACACATGGCGCTCACGCGGGCCCGCCCGGTGTTCGGATCGACCGATGCCCGGGCTGCAGTGGCGTCGATCGTACGCGGCGTGCTCGAGGGCGACCGACCGGCGCGTGACGTGCTCGCCGACGCACGGACGATGCGCAGCGACATGGCTGCGCACAAGCCGCCCAAGGGGGCGCTCGATGCCAAGCTGCTCCCCGGTGGGCTAGTCGATCTCGAATTCGCGATCCATGTCGTTCAGCTCGTGAACAAGACCGGGTTCGATCCAAATCTCGGCGTCGCGATCGATGCGCTGATCCGTGACGGGCTCGTCACGCCAACGCTCCGTCCGGCGCACGACATCCTCACGCGGTTGCTAGTGACGCTGCGGCTCGTCGCGCCGGATGCCGCGCCGCCCGGGCATGCGACGGAGGATCTCATCGCCCGCGCGATCGGCGTGACGGACTGGGCGGCGGTGGTTGCCACGCTCGAATCGACACGGCAGGAGGTCCGCCAGTTCTGGGCGCAGGTGACGGGAGAGCAGGATGAATGA
- a CDS encoding segregation and condensation protein A, with protein MDDAQLTLDLDGWEGPLDLLLSLARGQKVDLRKISILALVEQYLAYVDSARALKLELAADYLVMAAWLAYLKSALLLPRDPLAEPDPEELALRLQLRLERLSAMREAGARLVARDRTGRDVFLRGAPEGLRTVRKTSWQAEIFDLIAAYGRITARTRPVMHVVADREVMTLEAALERVSMLVGERIDWSVIESFLPEAGERLRRSALASSFVAALELARQGRIELRQASPFAPLYLRARA; from the coding sequence ATGGACGACGCGCAACTGACCCTGGACCTCGACGGATGGGAGGGGCCGCTCGATCTGCTGCTGTCGCTTGCACGCGGGCAGAAGGTGGATCTGCGGAAGATCTCGATCCTCGCGCTGGTCGAGCAGTATCTGGCGTATGTCGACTCGGCGCGTGCGCTGAAGCTCGAACTCGCCGCGGACTATCTCGTGATGGCGGCGTGGCTCGCTTATCTGAAGTCGGCGTTGTTGCTGCCACGCGATCCGCTCGCGGAGCCCGATCCCGAGGAGCTCGCGCTACGCCTGCAACTGAGGCTTGAAAGGCTGAGCGCGATGCGGGAAGCCGGCGCGCGGCTCGTGGCGCGCGACCGGACCGGGCGCGACGTGTTCCTGCGCGGGGCACCGGAAGGGTTGCGGACGGTACGCAAGACGTCCTGGCAGGCTGAGATTTTCGACCTGATCGCTGCCTACGGTCGCATTACCGCGCGGACGCGACCGGTGATGCACGTCGTTGCCGACCGCGAGGTGATGACGCTGGAGGCGGCGCTCGAGCGTGTGTCGATGCTGGTCGGCGAGCGGATCGACTGGAGCGTGATCGAAAGCTTCCTGCCCGAAGCGGGCGAGCGTCTGAGGCGATCCGCGCTGGCGTCGAGCTTCGTCGCGGCACTCGAACTCGCGCGACAGGGCAGAATCGAGCTGCGGCAGGCGTCACCCTTCGCGCCGCTGTATCTGAGAGCCCGCGCGTGA
- a CDS encoding Sec-independent protein translocase subunit TatA, protein MGGFSPIHLLVLAVVAILLLGGGRFSNLMGDVAKGVKNFKKGMSENDDETPAKPSARIEAQKTADPAFDRDGNRVRDDRPA, encoded by the coding sequence ATGGGCGGTTTTAGCCCGATTCACTTGCTCGTTCTCGCGGTCGTCGCGATCCTCCTTCTCGGCGGTGGCCGATTCTCGAACCTGATGGGCGACGTCGCCAAGGGTGTGAAGAACTTCAAGAAGGGCATGTCCGAGAACGACGACGAGACGCCTGCCAAGCCGTCGGCCCGGATCGAGGCGCAGAAGACGGCCGATCCCGCGTTCGATCGCGACGGCAATCGCGTCCGTGACGACCGTCCTGCCTGA
- the tatC gene encoding twin-arginine translocase subunit TatC, translating to MSEIDESRAPLLDHLIELRRRLLYCIAALVVTFAVAMYFAENIFGFLVHPLLAAGQNKVIYTEIFEAFFVQIKVAFFAAMMLSFPVIANQVWQFVAPGLYKKERGALLPFILATPVLFLTGAAMAYYVAIPMALHFLLGFDGMVGGIHREALPAIGNYLSFTMQFLFGFGISFLLPVLLMLLERAGIVTRKQLIGARRYAIVAAFAIAAVLTPPDIGSQLLLAIPLVILYELALIGIWFTERSRAKAKAVEGDATDIVES from the coding sequence ATGAGCGAGATCGACGAAAGCCGGGCACCCTTGCTCGACCATCTGATCGAGCTGCGGCGGCGGTTGCTTTACTGCATCGCCGCGCTGGTCGTGACGTTCGCGGTAGCGATGTACTTTGCCGAGAACATATTCGGCTTTCTCGTTCACCCGCTGCTTGCGGCCGGACAGAACAAGGTCATCTATACCGAGATCTTCGAGGCGTTCTTCGTCCAGATCAAGGTGGCGTTCTTCGCCGCGATGATGCTGTCGTTCCCAGTGATCGCAAACCAGGTATGGCAGTTCGTCGCGCCGGGTCTCTACAAGAAGGAACGCGGCGCGCTGTTGCCGTTCATTCTTGCCACGCCGGTCCTGTTCCTGACCGGCGCCGCGATGGCCTATTACGTCGCGATCCCGATGGCGTTGCACTTCCTGCTCGGCTTCGACGGAATGGTCGGCGGTATCCACCGCGAGGCTCTCCCGGCGATCGGCAATTATCTGTCGTTCACGATGCAGTTCCTGTTCGGCTTTGGAATCTCGTTCCTGCTGCCGGTCCTGCTGATGCTGCTGGAGCGCGCGGGGATCGTTACGCGCAAGCAACTGATCGGTGCGCGGCGCTACGCGATTGTCGCGGCGTTCGCGATCGCAGCGGTACTGACGCCGCCGGACATCGGGTCTCAGCTGTTGCTCGCGATCCCGCTGGTGATCCTGTACGAACTCGCGCTTATCGGCATCTGGTTCACCGAGCGCAGCCGGGCGAAGGCCAAGGCCGTAGAGGGCGACGCCACCGACATCGTCGAGAGCTGA
- a CDS encoding sigma-70 family RNA polymerase sigma factor, which produces MTQPASPVDDEIETVVEPVEHVSLSDAEFKVQLAQVIPHLRAFGRSLSGSRDLADDLVQETLLKAWAARLRFQAGTNMRAWTFIILRNLYLSQMRRARFKGEWDDLVADRILAAPASQDRHVELGDMQRALMHLPQPQREALILVGAGGFAYEEAAEICSVAVGTIKSRVARGRVALETILTDGSLPSRRDHETDTSKTALDSIMGDVEELSRGR; this is translated from the coding sequence ATGACCCAGCCTGCTTCGCCCGTGGACGACGAGATCGAGACCGTTGTCGAGCCGGTCGAGCATGTTTCCTTGTCGGATGCCGAGTTCAAGGTGCAGCTTGCTCAGGTGATCCCGCATCTGCGGGCATTCGGGCGCTCCCTTTCGGGCAGCCGCGATCTTGCCGACGATCTCGTTCAGGAAACGCTCCTCAAGGCGTGGGCCGCACGGCTCCGGTTCCAGGCCGGGACGAACATGCGCGCCTGGACGTTCATCATCCTGCGCAACCTGTATCTGTCGCAGATGCGTCGCGCGCGGTTCAAGGGCGAGTGGGACGATCTGGTCGCCGATCGCATCCTCGCCGCGCCTGCCAGCCAGGACCGCCACGTCGAACTTGGCGACATGCAGCGTGCGCTGATGCATCTGCCGCAGCCGCAGCGTGAAGCGTTGATCCTCGTTGGTGCGGGTGGTTTTGCGTATGAGGAGGCTGCCGAGATCTGCAGCGTGGCTGTCGGCACGATCAAGAGCCGAGTGGCGCGGGGCCGCGTTGCACTCGAGACGATCCTGACCGATGGGTCACTGCCGTCGCGCCGCGATCATGAAACCGATACGAGTAAGACTGCGCTCGATTCGATCATGGGTGATGTCGAAGAGCTGAGCCGCGGTCGCTGA
- a CDS encoding entericidin A/B family lipoprotein gives MRKLVGLAIVASALMVSACNTVEGAGKDVASAGKTVAKTADNAK, from the coding sequence ATGCGTAAGTTGGTTGGACTGGCGATTGTGGCCAGCGCGTTGATGGTGTCGGCATGCAACACGGTCGAAGGCGCAGGCAAGGACGTGGCCTCGGCGGGCAAGACCGTCGCGAAGACCGCGGACAACGCCAAGTAA
- a CDS encoding sensor histidine kinase: protein MARLPTGAKLFLIISAALLPLALIAVFATLQTTRLADAEARARLRVTADESARAIAIELVGDMTALRVAVNALGTDPADAPSCARAQGVFAQQSSAGTRFIISDRAGHVLCGVPLPNPVTVRQENMPVAAAIVPDNGLILAISGPSGDTSARAYFPRAFLEKIGRPSTRASAFSSAIVLDEDALHLETIADERPLDRMETMRTELGVAGLALRTSIRSAPVTSSLIVAMLLPLLMWIAAASIAWFVVDRLLIRPLRRLRGAVAAFTPGEELDFGTVHTLPAQEIRELGETFQSISRTVALHEAGLADGLVRQTKLTREVHHRVKNNLQVISSLINFHARSAPSADATAAYSSIQRRVDALAVVHRNHFAELEENRGLNLRTMIGELSANIRATAPDRSHGLGITLDIDPYLVNQDVAVALAFLVTETIELATSCDPAAQIRIVVKPADKLADKPDRALLRVVSRALVESDAFREALSRYGRVMEGLSRQLRSPLHHDPLVGAYEIAFAITGRD, encoded by the coding sequence ATGGCCAGATTACCGACGGGTGCAAAGCTTTTCCTGATCATCAGCGCGGCGTTGCTGCCATTGGCGTTGATCGCGGTGTTCGCGACGTTGCAGACGACGCGTCTGGCCGATGCCGAAGCGCGGGCGCGCTTGCGCGTCACCGCCGACGAGAGTGCCAGAGCGATCGCCATCGAACTCGTGGGCGACATGACGGCGTTGCGCGTTGCTGTGAACGCGCTGGGAACCGACCCCGCGGATGCACCGAGTTGCGCGCGCGCCCAGGGCGTGTTCGCGCAGCAATCCTCCGCTGGTACGCGCTTCATTATCTCAGATCGTGCCGGCCATGTCCTGTGCGGCGTCCCGCTGCCCAATCCGGTGACCGTGCGGCAGGAGAACATGCCCGTCGCCGCGGCGATCGTACCCGATAACGGGCTGATCCTCGCTATCTCCGGCCCGAGCGGCGACACGTCCGCCCGCGCCTACTTCCCCCGCGCCTTCCTCGAAAAGATCGGGCGCCCGTCGACCCGCGCATCCGCGTTCAGCAGCGCGATCGTGCTCGACGAGGACGCGCTGCACCTCGAGACGATCGCCGACGAGCGGCCGCTCGATCGCATGGAGACGATGCGAACCGAACTCGGCGTCGCTGGGCTCGCCTTGCGGACGAGCATCCGCAGCGCGCCGGTGACGTCGTCGCTGATCGTGGCCATGCTGCTGCCGTTGCTCATGTGGATCGCCGCGGCGAGCATCGCGTGGTTCGTGGTCGACCGGTTGCTCATCCGTCCGCTCCGCCGGCTGCGCGGCGCGGTAGCCGCCTTCACCCCGGGCGAGGAGCTCGACTTCGGCACCGTTCATACCCTGCCCGCGCAGGAGATCCGCGAGCTGGGCGAAACCTTCCAGTCGATCAGCCGGACGGTTGCACTGCACGAGGCCGGTCTCGCCGACGGGCTCGTGCGCCAGACCAAGCTCACGCGCGAGGTCCACCACCGGGTGAAGAACAACCTCCAGGTGATTTCCAGCCTGATCAACTTCCACGCCCGCAGCGCGCCCAGCGCAGACGCCACGGCTGCGTATTCGTCGATCCAGCGCCGCGTCGATGCGCTGGCCGTGGTTCACCGCAATCACTTCGCCGAACTCGAGGAAAACCGCGGGCTGAACCTGCGCACGATGATCGGCGAGCTCTCCGCCAATATTCGTGCGACTGCCCCCGATCGCTCGCACGGCCTGGGCATCACGCTCGATATCGATCCGTACCTTGTCAACCAGGACGTCGCGGTCGCGTTGGCGTTTCTGGTGACGGAAACGATCGAACTCGCGACGAGCTGCGACCCAGCGGCACAGATCCGGATCGTGGTGAAACCTGCCGACAAGCTTGCCGACAAGCCGGATAGGGCATTGCTGCGTGTCGTGTCGCGTGCACTGGTCGAGAGCGATGCGTTCCGCGAGGCCCTGTCGCGCTATGGTCGCGTAATGGAAGGCCTTTCACGCCAATTGCGGTCGCCGTTGCACCATGACCCCCTGGTCGGCGCCTATGAGATCGCGTTCGCCATTACGGGTCGCGACTAG
- a CDS encoding response regulator, protein MSLGQQLAPHLPFLRRYGRALTGSQMHGDKYVRATLEAIVAAPEEFPRDVDPRLGLYRMFQAIWNSANFDEVADETATDSEGHEAVARARLARMTPLSRQALLLTAMEGFTPEDAAYLIEVDTSEVDDLVADALSEIENQTRAKVLIIEDEPIIAMDIETIVRDLGHDVTGVAVTRDEAVALAMEMRPGLVLADIQLADDSSGIDAVKDILAEFEVPVIFITAFPERLLTGERPEPTFLITKPFQRSTVKAAISQALFFDQATVPTA, encoded by the coding sequence ATGTCTCTTGGACAGCAACTTGCACCGCACCTTCCATTTTTGCGGCGCTACGGCCGGGCCCTGACCGGCAGCCAGATGCACGGCGACAAATATGTTCGCGCCACGCTCGAGGCGATCGTCGCCGCGCCGGAGGAATTCCCCCGCGACGTCGATCCGCGCCTGGGCCTGTACCGCATGTTCCAGGCGATCTGGAATTCGGCGAACTTCGACGAGGTCGCGGACGAGACGGCGACCGATTCCGAGGGTCACGAGGCGGTTGCGCGCGCTCGGCTGGCGCGCATGACGCCGCTGTCGCGTCAGGCTTTGCTGCTGACCGCGATGGAAGGCTTCACGCCTGAGGATGCGGCGTACCTGATCGAGGTCGACACCAGCGAGGTCGACGACCTGGTCGCCGACGCGCTGTCCGAGATCGAGAACCAGACCCGCGCCAAGGTCCTGATCATCGAGGACGAGCCGATCATCGCGATGGATATCGAGACGATCGTGCGCGATCTCGGGCACGACGTGACCGGCGTCGCGGTCACCCGCGACGAGGCCGTCGCCCTGGCGATGGAAATGCGTCCCGGCCTCGTGCTTGCCGACATCCAGCTGGCCGACGACAGCTCGGGCATCGACGCGGTCAAGGATATCCTGGCCGAATTCGAGGTCCCGGTGATCTTCATCACTGCCTTCCCGGAGCGTCTGCTTACCGGCGAGCGGCCCGAGCCGACGTTCCTGATCACCAAGCCTTTCCAGCGGTCGACCGTCAAGGCTGCGATCAGCCAGGCGCTGTTCTTCGACCAGGCGACCGTACCGACTGCCTAA
- a CDS encoding ParD-like family protein produces the protein MGIVKIDDALHEDARRASQVLCRSINAQAEFWMKIGMLAEANPTLSFNDIVTAQLAAASFRVCDTAAA, from the coding sequence ATGGGTATCGTGAAGATCGACGACGCGCTGCACGAGGACGCGCGGCGCGCGAGCCAGGTCTTGTGCCGCTCGATCAATGCGCAGGCCGAGTTCTGGATGAAGATCGGCATGCTCGCCGAGGCCAACCCGACGCTCTCGTTCAACGATATCGTCACCGCGCAACTCGCCGCGGCCTCGTTCCGCGTCTGCGACACTGCAGCTGCCTGA
- a CDS encoding NepR family anti-sigma factor, translating into MPKGRSFARHHILVCVVQGEVLSLGHDTEKTVPAAKPAKVPDKDQQMGSALRSVYQKTVDETIPDDLLELLGKLD; encoded by the coding sequence GTGCCCAAGGGGCGCAGTTTTGCGCGTCATCACATATTGGTTTGCGTCGTGCAGGGGGAAGTTTTGAGTTTGGGCCACGACACGGAGAAGACAGTGCCTGCAGCGAAGCCCGCCAAGGTTCCTGATAAGGACCAACAAATGGGTTCGGCACTGCGCTCGGTTTATCAGAAGACCGTGGACGAAACGATCCCGGACGACCTTCTCGAACTCCTCGGCAAGCTGGACTGA
- the scpB gene encoding SMC-Scp complex subunit ScpB: MTPPNDVIRAVEAVLFAAEAPLTIDAIRAHIDSGDVRAALDRLTADYAGRGINVVRRGDRWQFQTASDMAHMLRRDREEPRRLSRAGIETLAIIAYHEPVTRAEIEAIRGVQISKGTLDVLMEAGWVKPAGRREVPGRPLMFATTPAFLVHFGLQSRRDLPGIDDLRAAGLLDPVDLAFDRLDDGEGHDGDRGEDGAEHGKIAGKAAG, translated from the coding sequence GTGACTCCGCCCAACGATGTCATACGCGCCGTCGAGGCCGTCCTGTTCGCGGCCGAGGCGCCGCTGACGATCGATGCGATCCGCGCGCATATCGACTCCGGCGACGTCCGCGCGGCCCTCGACCGACTGACCGCCGACTATGCCGGTCGCGGTATCAACGTCGTTCGACGCGGCGACCGCTGGCAGTTCCAGACCGCCTCCGACATGGCGCACATGCTCCGCCGGGACCGCGAGGAACCGCGCCGTCTCAGCCGCGCAGGAATCGAGACGCTGGCGATCATCGCCTATCACGAACCCGTGACGCGCGCCGAGATCGAGGCGATTCGCGGCGTACAGATCTCCAAGGGGACGCTCGATGTCCTGATGGAAGCGGGCTGGGTGAAGCCAGCCGGGCGCCGCGAAGTGCCGGGACGTCCGCTGATGTTCGCGACGACCCCGGCATTCCTCGTCCATTTCGGCCTCCAGAGCCGCCGCGACCTGCCGGGAATCGACGATTTGCGCGCCGCTGGACTGCTTGATCCGGTCGATCTTGCCTTCGACCGGCTCGACGACGGCGAGGGGCATGACGGGGATCGCGGGGAGGATGGCGCGGAGCATGGCAAGATCGCTGGCAAAGCGGCCGGATGA